In Spinacia oleracea cultivar Varoflay chromosome 5, BTI_SOV_V1, whole genome shotgun sequence, a single window of DNA contains:
- the LOC110789480 gene encoding single-stranded DNA-binding protein, mitochondrial, which produces MATSNSMAAISRRLYRNLISNKKPSCYLNHTTNSFFSTGPSIPDDNLDKLLDELPTLDSDTESTELPPDNSTASSSEFSSTSPKSAGHRAYNQTVLEGGLDIGIYKAILVGQVGQSPMQKRLKNGKLMTLTTVGTGGIRNERIPFPNEEPREYADRCNVQWHRVAIYPEHLGDVVMKNAPPGTILYLEGNLETKIFTDQNTGLVKRMREIAIRRNGRVVFLGNGGDFSQPSAHELKGVGYF; this is translated from the exons GCAATTTCAAGAAGACTATATCGAAATCTCATCTCAAATAAAAAACCCTCTTGTTATCTTAATCACACTACCAATTCCTTCTTCTCCACTGGACCTTCAATTCCAGACGACAACTTGGATAAATTGCTAGACGAGTTACCAACTCTCGACTCGGACACTGAATCGACCGAGTTACCCCCTGATAACTCCACCGCTTCCTCCTCTGAGTTCTCCTCAACTTCCCCCAAATCGGCAGGACACCGTGCCTACAATCAGACGGTCCTTGAAGGTGGCTTAGACATCGGCATTTACAAG GCTATATTGGTTGGACAAGTAGGGCAGAGTCCTATGCAGAAGAGGCTGAAGAATGGGAAATTGATGACGCTTACTACTGTAGGAACGGGTGGGATTAGGAATGAGCGGATTCCATTTCCTAATGAAGAGCCGAGGGAGTATGCTGATCGTTGTAATGTTCAATGGCATCGGGTTGCTATCTATCCAGAACACTTGGGTGATGTTGTAATGAAGAATGCTCCACCTGG TACAATACTTTATCTGGAGGGAAATCTGGAGACAAAAATCTTTACTGATCAAAATACAGGTCTTGTTAAGCGAATGAGGGAAATCGCGATTCGGCGAAATG GGCGTGTTGTGTTTTTGGGAAATGGTGGTGATTTCAGTCAGCCATCTGCACATGAGCTCAAAGGTGTTGGCTATTTCTGA